A stretch of Bordetella genomosp. 13 DNA encodes these proteins:
- a CDS encoding RNA polymerase sigma factor, with protein MDMIGVYSHGMDSVAGLGSGWGDVGMAPTGKFVPTLREVLASNYVLLQGRLRRRLGSADLASECLHEAWLRLGDASVPASIRHPQAYVYRVACNVAVDMLRAQRPGQHQCLDEAGMEAMPDEAPGPEMIASARSGLAAVERALDRLPAGHRTVLSALRLEDQTRGEVAQRHGMSLRRVDTVLRQALDYCAQACGETVRVGVSGPRRGLPRRWCAQAEAGRASASPRAAARPRARAAACHPP; from the coding sequence ATGGACATGATCGGTGTTTACAGCCATGGCATGGATTCCGTCGCCGGTCTCGGCTCCGGCTGGGGCGATGTCGGCATGGCCCCGACCGGGAAGTTCGTGCCCACGCTGCGCGAAGTACTGGCGTCGAACTACGTGCTGCTGCAAGGCCGGCTGCGGCGTCGCCTGGGCAGTGCGGACCTGGCCAGCGAGTGCCTGCACGAAGCCTGGCTGCGCCTGGGGGACGCCAGCGTGCCGGCGTCGATCCGGCATCCGCAGGCCTATGTCTATCGCGTTGCCTGCAACGTGGCGGTGGACATGCTGCGGGCGCAGCGTCCCGGCCAGCATCAATGCCTGGACGAGGCGGGGATGGAAGCCATGCCCGACGAGGCGCCCGGTCCCGAAATGATCGCGTCCGCGCGCTCGGGCCTGGCCGCGGTCGAGCGGGCCCTCGATCGCCTGCCGGCCGGCCATCGCACCGTGCTGTCTGCGTTGCGGCTGGAGGACCAGACGCGAGGCGAGGTGGCGCAGCGGCATGGCATGTCGCTGCGCCGCGTCGACACGGTGCTGCGGCAGGCGCTGGACTACTGTGCGCAGGCCTGCGGCGAGACGGTCCGGGTCGGTGTCAGCGGGCCACGGCGGGGATTGCCTCGGCGATGGTGTGCGCAGGCCGAGGCGGGCAGGGCGTCGGCTTCGCCGCGTGCGGCAGCCAGGCCGCGTGCGCGCGCCGCGGCTTGCCACCCGCCCTGA
- a CDS encoding LysR family transcriptional regulator — protein MNQPITPELLSMVDAIARHGSFARAARELGKVPSAVTYAIRKLEDGLDVLLFDRSGHRAQLTPAGQTLLQDGRHVLQSLDELAYRVKRVATGWEVELRIAVSAVLPWQPLYEVIEAFREAGPGTTLRFTSEVLSGTWDALASGRADLIIGADAAGSPPGNAFRSQAMGQTQFAFCVAPQHPLAALNRPLVPSDIAAYCAVVVADTSRDLPARTRGLLNQQPMIVMPNMQSKLEAQMRGLGCGYLPLTLAAPYITQGRLVVCPIEGGVPLDENVVYAWQARQPGAGLAWWLERLKSPKLCESLLGFGL, from the coding sequence ATGAACCAGCCCATCACTCCCGAACTGCTGTCCATGGTCGACGCCATCGCGCGCCACGGCAGCTTCGCGCGCGCCGCGCGCGAACTGGGCAAGGTGCCCTCGGCCGTCACCTATGCCATCCGCAAGCTGGAAGACGGGCTCGACGTGCTGCTATTCGATCGCAGCGGGCATCGGGCGCAGCTGACGCCGGCCGGCCAGACCTTGCTGCAAGACGGCCGCCACGTGCTGCAATCGCTGGACGAACTGGCCTATCGCGTGAAGCGCGTGGCCACGGGTTGGGAAGTGGAACTGCGCATCGCCGTCAGCGCGGTGCTGCCCTGGCAGCCGCTGTACGAAGTCATCGAAGCGTTTCGCGAGGCGGGTCCGGGTACCACTTTGCGCTTTACCAGCGAGGTGCTCAGCGGCACCTGGGACGCGCTGGCCTCGGGCCGCGCCGACCTGATCATCGGCGCGGACGCGGCGGGGTCGCCACCCGGCAACGCTTTCCGGTCGCAGGCGATGGGCCAGACGCAGTTCGCTTTCTGCGTGGCGCCGCAGCACCCGCTGGCCGCGCTGAATCGCCCGCTGGTCCCATCCGACATCGCGGCCTATTGCGCGGTCGTGGTGGCCGATACCTCGCGCGACCTGCCCGCGCGCACGCGCGGCTTGTTGAACCAGCAGCCCATGATCGTGATGCCCAATATGCAGAGCAAGCTGGAAGCGCAGATGCGCGGCCTGGGCTGCGGCTATCTGCCGCTGACGCTGGCCGCGCCCTACATCACGCAGGGCCGGCTGGTGGTGTGCCCTATCGAGGGCGGCGTACCGCTGGACGAGAACGTGGTGTATGCGTGGCAGGCGCGCCAGCCGGGCGCGGGGCTGGCGTGGTGGCTGGAGCGGCTGAAGTCGCCGAAGCTGTGCGAAAGCCTGCTGGGATTCGGGCTCTGA
- a CDS encoding pirin family protein, whose translation MITLRRAADRGHANHGWLDTHHTFSFANYYDPEHMGFGPLRVINDDRIGAGRGFGTHGHRDMEIITYVLEGAVAHKDSMGNGSTIRPGDVQRMSAGRGVLHSEFNPQPDQPTHLLQIWIEPDVTGIAPEYEEKRFPEDEKRGRLRLVAAPDGADGAVRIHQDARLYVGLFDGDESARLELAEGRKAWVHVARGKVTVNGHALEAGDGLAASQEAALDLSKGQGAEVLVFDLP comes from the coding sequence ATGATCACGCTTCGACGCGCTGCCGATCGCGGCCACGCCAACCACGGCTGGCTCGATACCCATCACACTTTCTCGTTTGCCAACTACTACGATCCCGAGCACATGGGCTTCGGTCCGCTGCGCGTGATCAACGATGACCGTATCGGCGCGGGCCGCGGCTTCGGCACGCATGGCCATCGCGACATGGAGATCATCACGTATGTGCTGGAAGGCGCCGTGGCGCACAAGGACAGCATGGGCAACGGTTCCACCATCCGCCCGGGCGACGTGCAGCGCATGAGCGCGGGCCGCGGCGTGCTGCACTCGGAGTTCAATCCGCAGCCCGACCAGCCCACGCACCTGCTGCAGATCTGGATCGAGCCCGACGTGACGGGCATCGCGCCCGAGTATGAGGAAAAGCGCTTTCCCGAAGACGAGAAGCGCGGCCGGCTGCGCCTGGTTGCTGCTCCCGACGGCGCGGACGGCGCGGTGCGCATCCACCAGGATGCCCGTCTGTACGTGGGCCTGTTCGACGGCGACGAGTCGGCGCGGCTCGAACTGGCGGAAGGCCGCAAGGCCTGGGTGCACGTGGCCCGCGGCAAGGTCACCGTGAACGGGCATGCGCTGGAGGCGGGCGACGGCCTGGCGGCGTCGCAAGAGGCCGCGCTCGACCTGTCGAAAGGACAGGGCGCCGAAGTGCTGGTCTTCGACCTGCCGTAA
- a CDS encoding pirin family protein, with protein sequence MSDLSTSVDTIVVPRTSDIGNFEVRRALPSAQRRTVGPFVFLDEMGPAVIPAEVGIDVRPHPHIGLETVTYLFDGSIVHRDSAGNTQTILPGEVNWMTAGRGIVHSERSSPEARAVDQRLFGLQMWVALPHEHEETDPGFVHYGRDAQPVVEGEGVRAQVVAGSLFGKTSQVRTLSPLFYGDITLQPGASVDLPAEHEERAAYLAEGSVTIEGIQHERGRLLVFAPGRPVTVTNTGSTPARFAVVGGEPLDGPRFLWWNFVSSSKDRIEQAKQEWQRDRFGQTVPGDETEFIPLPEPRA encoded by the coding sequence ATGTCCGACCTGTCCACCTCCGTCGACACCATCGTCGTCCCCCGCACCAGCGACATCGGCAATTTCGAGGTGCGCCGCGCGCTGCCCTCGGCGCAGCGCCGCACCGTCGGCCCCTTCGTGTTCCTGGACGAGATGGGTCCGGCCGTGATCCCGGCCGAGGTCGGCATCGACGTGCGCCCTCATCCGCACATCGGGCTGGAAACGGTCACCTATCTGTTCGACGGCTCGATCGTCCATCGCGACAGCGCCGGCAACACGCAGACCATTCTTCCCGGAGAGGTCAACTGGATGACGGCCGGGCGCGGCATCGTGCATTCCGAACGATCCTCGCCCGAAGCGCGTGCCGTCGACCAGCGCCTGTTCGGCCTGCAGATGTGGGTGGCGCTGCCGCACGAGCACGAGGAAACCGACCCCGGCTTCGTGCACTACGGCCGCGACGCGCAGCCGGTGGTCGAAGGCGAGGGCGTGCGGGCCCAGGTAGTGGCCGGTTCACTGTTCGGGAAGACCTCGCAGGTGCGCACCCTGTCGCCCCTGTTCTACGGCGACATCACGCTGCAGCCGGGCGCGTCGGTGGACCTGCCCGCCGAGCACGAAGAACGCGCGGCCTACCTGGCCGAGGGCAGCGTCACCATCGAAGGCATACAGCACGAACGCGGCCGCCTGCTGGTGTTCGCGCCCGGCCGGCCGGTCACCGTCACCAACACCGGCAGCACGCCGGCCCGCTTCGCGGTGGTGGGCGGCGAGCCGCTCGATGGCCCGCGCTTCCTGTGGTGGAACTTCGTGTCCAGCAGCAAGGATCGCATCGAGCAGGCCAAGCAGGAGTGGCAGCGCGACCGCTTCGGCCAGACGGTGCCGGGCGACGAGACGGAATTCATTCCGCTGCCCGAGCCGCGCGCCTGA
- a CDS encoding ABC transporter ATP-binding protein — protein sequence MADLLELDHILLGYETPHGDKLVVRDLSLGLPAGHIGCLLGASGCGKTTALRAIAGFEPVRAGRILLDGTVISSPQVQVAPEKRRVGMMFQDYALFPHLTVAQNVGFGLRRMGRAQRESRIAEMLELVGLRTAGDSYPHELSGGMQQRVALARALAPSPDLLLLDEPFSNLDVDTRERLAFEVRDILKTTGHTAILVTHNQAEAFAIADRIGIMSEGRLAQWDTPHNLLHKPADGFVRDFVRREDLAEQRQQAYARGA from the coding sequence ATGGCCGACCTGCTCGAACTCGACCATATCCTGCTGGGCTACGAGACGCCGCATGGCGACAAGCTCGTGGTCCGCGACCTGAGTCTGGGCTTGCCCGCCGGCCACATCGGCTGCCTGCTGGGCGCCTCGGGCTGCGGCAAGACCACCGCGCTGCGCGCCATCGCGGGTTTCGAGCCCGTACGCGCGGGCCGCATCCTGCTGGACGGCACGGTGATCTCGTCGCCGCAGGTGCAGGTGGCGCCCGAAAAGCGCCGCGTCGGCATGATGTTCCAGGACTATGCGTTGTTTCCGCACCTGACGGTGGCGCAGAACGTGGGCTTCGGCCTGCGCCGCATGGGGCGCGCGCAGCGCGAGTCGCGCATCGCCGAGATGCTGGAACTGGTGGGCCTGCGAACCGCCGGCGACAGCTATCCGCACGAACTGTCCGGCGGCATGCAGCAGCGCGTGGCGCTTGCGCGCGCGCTGGCGCCCTCGCCCGACCTGCTGCTGCTCGATGAACCGTTCTCGAACCTGGACGTGGACACGCGCGAACGCCTGGCGTTCGAGGTGCGGGACATCCTGAAGACCACGGGCCACACGGCCATCCTGGTGACGCACAACCAGGCCGAGGCCTTCGCCATCGCGGACCGCATCGGCATCATGTCCGAAGGCCGCCTGGCGCAATGGGACACGCCGCACAATCTGCTGCACAAGCCTGCGGATGGGTTCGTGCGCGATTTCGTGCGGCGCGAGGATCTGGCGGAGCAGCGGCAGCAGGCGTACGCCCGAGGGGCGTGA
- a CDS encoding ABC transporter permease: MHTETLPRALRPRAERGAGWLIAAMLIALAVLAPLAALAWWALQADLAHWTHLAANVLPTALSNTARLLLGVGVVVTLLGTGAAWLVTAYDFPSRRVLTWALLLPLAVPTYIIAFAYLDLLHPIGPVQTAIRALLGYDSPRQFRLPDLRSIYGAIFVLGFVLYPYVYLSTRVMFMTQAASLLEAARTLGAGRLGVFFRVALPMARPAIAVGVSLALLETLNDIGASEFLGVQTLTVSIYTTWVTRSDLAGAAQIALAMLVLVVALILLERHGRRRQRYANTQRMRPMQPRRLRGAAALLAVALGWIPVLLGFVAPALYLVAETAKRLHLVGGVSDQLLRGLGNTMLLAATATAVTVLCGLIVAWSGRTLRESSRANPGRVCLRIASLGYAVPGTVLAIGLLTPYTMIDHALADLFSLNHLVLMGSMTALVIAYTMRFLAMPAGGIEAGLARIPPSLEQASRLLGEDAAGTLRRVHLPLLRPAIAAAALLVFVDAMKELPATLLLRPMNFDTLATWLYAEAARGTYEEGAVAALAIVLAGLLPVILLARTNLKMGH; encoded by the coding sequence ATGCATACCGAAACGCTGCCGCGGGCGCTGCGCCCGCGAGCCGAACGCGGCGCGGGCTGGCTGATCGCAGCCATGCTGATCGCCCTGGCCGTGCTGGCGCCGCTGGCTGCGCTGGCCTGGTGGGCGTTGCAGGCCGATCTTGCCCACTGGACGCATCTGGCCGCCAACGTGCTGCCCACGGCATTGAGCAACACGGCCAGGCTGCTGCTGGGCGTGGGCGTGGTGGTGACGCTGCTGGGCACGGGCGCCGCGTGGCTGGTGACGGCCTATGACTTCCCCAGCCGGCGCGTGCTGACCTGGGCCCTGCTGCTGCCGCTGGCGGTGCCCACCTACATCATCGCCTTCGCGTACCTGGACCTGCTGCATCCCATCGGTCCGGTGCAGACTGCGATCCGCGCGCTGCTGGGCTACGACAGTCCGCGGCAGTTCCGCCTGCCCGACCTGCGCTCCATCTACGGCGCGATCTTCGTGCTGGGCTTCGTCCTGTATCCCTACGTGTATCTCAGCACCCGCGTGATGTTCATGACGCAGGCCGCCAGCCTGCTGGAAGCTGCCCGCACGCTGGGCGCGGGGCGGCTGGGCGTGTTCTTCCGCGTGGCGCTGCCGATGGCGCGGCCCGCCATCGCAGTGGGCGTGAGCCTGGCGCTGCTCGAGACCTTGAACGACATCGGCGCTTCGGAATTCCTGGGCGTGCAGACGCTCACCGTGTCCATCTACACCACCTGGGTCACGCGCTCCGACCTGGCCGGGGCCGCGCAGATCGCGCTGGCCATGCTGGTGCTCGTGGTGGCGCTGATCCTGCTGGAACGGCACGGACGGCGGCGCCAGCGCTATGCCAATACGCAGCGCATGCGGCCCATGCAGCCGCGCCGGCTGCGCGGCGCCGCGGCGCTGCTGGCGGTGGCGCTGGGCTGGATTCCGGTGTTGCTGGGCTTCGTGGCGCCCGCGCTGTACCTGGTGGCCGAGACGGCCAAGCGGCTGCATCTGGTGGGCGGGGTGTCCGACCAGTTGCTGCGCGGCCTGGGCAACACGATGCTGCTGGCCGCCACGGCCACGGCGGTGACCGTGCTGTGCGGCCTGATCGTGGCGTGGTCGGGCCGCACGCTGCGCGAAAGCTCGCGCGCAAATCCTGGCCGCGTGTGCCTGCGCATCGCCAGCCTGGGCTACGCGGTTCCGGGTACCGTGCTGGCCATCGGCCTGCTGACGCCCTACACCATGATCGATCATGCCCTGGCCGATCTGTTCTCGCTGAATCACCTGGTCCTGATGGGCTCGATGACCGCGCTGGTGATCGCCTACACGATGCGCTTCCTGGCCATGCCGGCCGGCGGCATCGAGGCCGGGCTGGCGCGCATTCCGCCCTCGCTGGAGCAGGCTTCGCGGCTGCTGGGCGAGGACGCCGCGGGCACGCTGCGGCGCGTGCACCTGCCGCTGCTGCGGCCCGCCATCGCGGCCGCCGCGCTGCTGGTGTTCGTGGACGCCATGAAGGAACTGCCCGCCACCCTGCTGCTGCGCCCCATGAATTTCGACACGCTGGCGACCTGGCTGTACGCCGAGGCCGCGCGCGGCACCTATGAAGAAGGCGCCGTGGCGGCCCTGGCCATCGTGCTCGCCGGCCTGCTGCCGGTGATCCTGCTGGCGCGCACCAACCTGAAGATGGGACATTGA
- a CDS encoding Fe(3+) ABC transporter substrate-binding protein translates to MSFQRTPLSLLRVLALAGAAALSMPVQAADGEVSLYTTREPKLIQPLLDAFTKESGIKVNTVFVKDGLLERVKAEGDKSPADVLMTVDIGNLIDLVDGGITQPIKSQTLDSVLPSNLRGADGSWYALSLRDRVLYAEKDLPLTSFRYEDLADPKYKGKVCIRSGQHPYNTAMVAAMIAHDGAEATEKWLRGVKANLARKATGGDRDVARDILGGICDIGLANAYYVGHMKNAEPGTDARKWGDAIKVIRPTFANDKSGGTHVNISGAAVARHAPNKDNAVKLLEYLVSEPAQTLYAQANYEYPIRKGVKLDPVVASFGELKVDPLPVAEIAKYRKQASELVDKVGFDN, encoded by the coding sequence ATGTCCTTCCAGCGCACTCCCCTGTCACTGCTGCGCGTGCTGGCCCTGGCCGGCGCGGCCGCCCTGTCGATGCCCGTCCAGGCCGCCGACGGCGAAGTCAGCCTGTACACCACGCGCGAACCCAAGCTGATCCAGCCGCTGCTGGACGCCTTCACCAAGGAAAGCGGCATCAAGGTCAACACCGTGTTCGTCAAGGACGGCCTGCTCGAGCGCGTGAAGGCCGAGGGCGACAAGTCGCCCGCCGACGTGCTGATGACGGTGGACATCGGCAATCTGATCGACCTGGTCGACGGCGGCATCACGCAGCCGATCAAATCGCAGACGCTGGATTCGGTATTGCCGTCCAACCTGCGCGGCGCCGACGGCAGCTGGTACGCGCTGTCGCTGCGCGACCGCGTGCTGTACGCCGAGAAAGACCTGCCGCTTACCAGCTTCCGCTACGAAGATCTGGCCGATCCGAAGTACAAGGGCAAGGTCTGCATCCGCTCCGGCCAGCACCCGTACAACACCGCCATGGTGGCGGCCATGATCGCGCACGACGGCGCCGAGGCCACCGAGAAGTGGCTGCGCGGCGTGAAGGCCAACCTGGCCCGCAAGGCCACGGGCGGCGACCGCGACGTGGCGCGCGACATCCTGGGCGGCATCTGCGACATCGGCCTGGCCAACGCCTACTACGTGGGCCACATGAAGAACGCCGAGCCGGGCACCGACGCGCGCAAGTGGGGCGACGCCATCAAGGTCATCCGCCCCACGTTCGCCAACGACAAGAGCGGCGGCACGCACGTGAACATCAGCGGCGCCGCGGTCGCCCGGCACGCGCCCAACAAGGACAACGCGGTCAAGCTGCTCGAGTACCTGGTGTCCGAGCCCGCGCAGACCCTGTACGCGCAGGCCAACTACGAATACCCGATCCGCAAGGGCGTGAAGCTGGACCCGGTGGTGGCCAGCTTCGGCGAACTGAAGGTGGATCCGCTGCCCGTGGCCGAAATCGCCAAGTATCGCAAGCAGGCCAGCGAACTGGTCGACAAGGTCGGCTTCGACAACTGA
- a CDS encoding ferredoxin--NADP reductase has protein sequence MAAFNTERVLTVRHWNDTLFSFTTTRDAALRFHNGHFVMIGLEVEGKPLMRAYSIASANYEENLEFLSIKVQDGPLTSRLQHLKEGDTILVSRKPVGTLVADDLKPGKHLYLFGTGTGLAPFMSIIKDPDVYERYEKVVLVHGVRWVSELAYADFIENELPNNEFFGNVVREKLVYYPTVTREPFRNQGRITQLIENGKLCSDVGLPPLDPAVDRAMICGSPHMLADIRALLDARGFQVSPGVGEPGDYVFERAFVEK, from the coding sequence ATGGCAGCTTTCAATACCGAGCGCGTGCTCACCGTGCGCCACTGGAACGACACCCTGTTCTCCTTCACCACCACGCGCGATGCCGCGCTGCGCTTCCACAACGGTCATTTCGTCATGATCGGCCTGGAGGTCGAGGGCAAGCCTCTCATGCGCGCCTACAGCATCGCCAGCGCCAACTACGAAGAGAATCTCGAATTCCTCAGCATCAAGGTGCAGGACGGCCCGCTCACCTCGCGGCTGCAGCACCTGAAGGAAGGCGACACCATCCTGGTCAGCCGCAAGCCGGTGGGCACGCTGGTGGCCGACGACCTCAAACCGGGCAAACACCTGTACCTGTTCGGCACGGGCACCGGCCTGGCGCCCTTCATGAGCATCATCAAAGACCCCGACGTCTACGAGCGCTACGAGAAGGTCGTGCTGGTGCACGGCGTACGCTGGGTCAGCGAACTGGCCTACGCCGACTTCATCGAGAACGAACTGCCGAACAACGAGTTCTTCGGCAACGTGGTGCGCGAGAAGCTGGTGTATTACCCCACGGTCACGCGCGAGCCCTTCCGCAACCAGGGCCGCATCACGCAGCTCATCGAAAACGGCAAGCTGTGCTCGGACGTGGGCCTGCCCCCGCTGGATCCGGCCGTCGACCGCGCCATGATCTGCGGCAGCCCGCACATGCTGGCCGACATCCGTGCGCTGCTGGATGCCCGCGGCTTCCAGGTGTCCCCGGGCGTGGGCGAGCCGGGCGACTACGTGTTCGAGCGGGCCTTCGTCGAGAAGTAA
- a CDS encoding alpha/beta hydrolase domain-containing protein, with protein sequence MKARYALPMLALLLAACNSGGSDDDSHEPDPPPPTASTPRIWMSVDSVESVPAADGAPEYEKLTGRIRGEVDPAAPANAIITDIQLAQPRNDAGMVEYVSDFVLFRPRNAADGNGILRYDAPNRGNLLTQVAGKPEPLLLRRGYSVLYSAWQGDVPKSSPQRLTLQVPVARAADGGDITGPYRAELIARTATPQLTLPGGVFNGTMIPYAPVSLDNTQPGYQLTRRLRETDPREPIPAARWKFATCDTGSNPFPGTPDPATVCLQGGFDPTYLYELTYVAKDPKVMGVGLAALRDTVSFLRHGQQDADGQPNPVAGRIRHALGQGTSQSGNFMKTFLHLGFNADLAGRKVFDGLYAHVAARQTNLNTRFAVPGGGGGLRTDHTAFGQTAPRALAPDYVDALTGRQSGVMTRCSRTDTCPKFFLGLSGTEFWVLQGSPVLTDAFGLQDLRQPDNARIYYYAGTQHGDGTPAYAPAQGRYPVGTEATFGATFRALWVALEEWVAQDRLPPDSRTPRLDDGTLVRADTLRYPAMQGLNWQGGAALPAFEYLGLYNSYPLLDFGPDFVHEDESGIASRLPPDYAGRDYAILVPKPDADGMDIAGIRSVNAMAPTGTSLGYNYTPPGPWTDLLGLSGSFLPFHTTEAQRLSAGDERPSLEERYGDHAGYVRAIEARAETLVQQRFLLREDADRAIAAARASNVLQGTMP encoded by the coding sequence ATGAAAGCACGATATGCCTTGCCCATGCTGGCGCTGCTGCTGGCCGCCTGCAATTCGGGCGGATCGGACGACGACTCGCATGAGCCCGACCCGCCGCCGCCCACGGCCAGCACGCCGCGGATATGGATGAGCGTCGATTCCGTCGAGAGCGTGCCCGCGGCCGATGGCGCGCCCGAATACGAGAAGCTGACCGGCCGCATCCGCGGCGAGGTGGACCCGGCCGCGCCCGCCAATGCCATCATCACCGACATCCAGCTGGCCCAGCCGCGCAACGACGCGGGCATGGTCGAGTACGTGTCGGACTTCGTGCTGTTCCGGCCGCGCAATGCGGCCGACGGCAACGGCATCCTGCGCTACGACGCGCCGAACCGCGGCAACCTGCTGACGCAGGTGGCCGGCAAGCCCGAACCGCTGCTGCTGCGGCGCGGCTACAGCGTGCTGTACTCGGCGTGGCAGGGCGACGTGCCCAAGAGCTCTCCGCAACGGCTCACGCTGCAAGTGCCCGTGGCGCGGGCGGCCGATGGCGGCGACATCACCGGGCCCTATCGCGCCGAACTGATCGCGCGCACCGCGACGCCGCAGCTGACGCTGCCGGGCGGCGTGTTCAACGGCACCATGATTCCGTATGCGCCCGTCAGCCTGGACAACACGCAGCCCGGCTATCAGCTGACGCGCCGGCTGCGCGAGACCGATCCCCGCGAGCCCATCCCCGCCGCGCGATGGAAGTTCGCGACGTGCGACACGGGATCGAATCCCTTCCCCGGCACACCGGACCCGGCCACCGTCTGCCTGCAGGGAGGCTTCGATCCGACGTATCTGTACGAGCTGACCTACGTGGCCAAGGACCCGAAGGTGATGGGCGTGGGGCTGGCCGCGCTGCGCGACACCGTCTCGTTCCTGCGCCATGGACAGCAGGACGCCGATGGACAGCCGAATCCGGTTGCCGGCCGCATCCGGCACGCGCTGGGACAAGGCACCTCGCAAAGCGGCAACTTCATGAAGACCTTCCTGCACCTGGGCTTCAATGCAGACCTGGCCGGACGCAAGGTGTTCGACGGCCTGTACGCCCACGTGGCGGCGCGGCAGACGAACCTGAACACCCGCTTCGCGGTGCCCGGCGGCGGCGGCGGGCTGCGCACCGACCACACGGCCTTCGGCCAGACGGCGCCGCGCGCGCTGGCGCCCGACTATGTGGACGCGCTGACCGGCCGGCAGAGCGGCGTGATGACGCGCTGCTCGCGCACCGATACCTGCCCGAAGTTCTTCCTGGGCCTGAGCGGCACCGAGTTCTGGGTGCTGCAGGGCTCGCCCGTGCTGACCGATGCGTTCGGGCTGCAGGACCTGCGGCAGCCGGACAATGCGCGCATCTACTACTACGCCGGTACGCAGCACGGCGACGGCACGCCCGCCTACGCGCCCGCGCAGGGCCGCTATCCGGTGGGCACCGAGGCAACGTTCGGCGCCACATTCCGTGCGCTATGGGTGGCGTTGGAAGAGTGGGTGGCGCAGGACCGCCTGCCGCCCGACAGCCGCACGCCGCGCCTGGACGACGGCACGCTGGTGCGCGCGGACACGCTGCGCTATCCCGCCATGCAGGGCCTGAACTGGCAAGGGGGCGCGGCGCTGCCGGCCTTCGAGTACCTGGGCCTGTACAACAGCTACCCGCTGCTGGACTTCGGCCCGGATTTCGTACATGAAGACGAGTCCGGCATTGCCAGCCGGCTGCCGCCCGACTACGCCGGCCGCGACTACGCCATCCTGGTGCCCAAGCCGGATGCGGACGGCATGGACATCGCGGGCATCCGCAGCGTGAATGCCATGGCGCCCACGGGCACCAGCCTGGGCTACAACTACACCCCGCCGGGGCCGTGGACCGACCTGCTGGGCCTGTCGGGCAGCTTCCTGCCCTTCCACACCACAGAGGCGCAGCGGCTGTCGGCTGGCGATGAACGTCCGTCGCTGGAGGAACGCTACGGCGACCATGCCGGGTATGTAAGGGCCATCGAGGCACGCGCCGAAACGCTGGTGCAGCAGCGCTTCCTGTTACGCGAGGATGCCGACCGCGCGATAGCGGCGGCGCGGGCGTCGAATGTGCTGCAGGGCACGATGCCCTGA